DNA sequence from the Parambassis ranga chromosome 1, fParRan2.1, whole genome shotgun sequence genome:
CCAGAACATGACTTATGCTGTGGAATGGGAGCCATGGTGGAATAACACAGTCCCTTACAAAGGTGGAGTACAAGGAGGAAGACTGACAAAAAGAATGGAACCAGATGGAGAATTTCAAATGCCAGTTTGATATTGTTGTACAAAACAGTCACCATAGTGATGATGTGTTGTGCACCACACACACCCTTGAAATCACTCATCCACTCCTAAAGACAGtagttttatttcctgttgtgCAGTAAATGATTAATTCTTACAGGCTCTCACAGCTATCTGAGTCACGACCCTGCATGAATTCATTCTCTTCTCTGTTTGACTGTAGATGTAAACAGAGAAgttgttttctgcagctgaAAGCCTCTTTTCTCCCTCTTGATAGGTGAGCCACATGAGCCACCACACTGTGGGAAACACATGTATGACCCTGTCCGACAGGACAAATattcagtaaaaaaacaacaaaaacaaatcagagtGGCATTGCTGGACCTGATCTTTGTGATCTACAAAATCTATTGTGTAAAAATTCTAcctgtgtaaaaataaatgttatgtatttacagcccatatttacagtaaaatattaTTTAGAAAAATGGGaaaaggcattaaaaaaagataCACATAGATGTTTCTTTTAGTGACAGATGTGAACGCACAGCTGTATTTCTATGTCTGTTTGTGGTCCAAGGATAAATCCAAACACGACTTTAAACTTAGCTTTGAGTCAGCCTGCTTTCTACATCTGATGGCAGCAGATCCAGCAGGCTGTCCTCCACTATCAGCTCACTCAGAAGAGGACAATCTCCAATCTCCAGAGGTAGAGACTCCAGGCGGTTTCCTTTAATATCCAGTCGAGTCAGCTGCGCCAGGTTGGCAACTCTACAGCTGAGAGACGACAGGCAGTTGTTTGCAAGAACCAGTGTTTTTAACCTTATACATAAGAACAGTTCCTCTGGCAGTGTCTCTAAGGAgttaaaagctgcagaaaagaACTGCAGTCCCTGCAGGCTGTTCACTTCCGGGGGGAGAGAGGTGAGCTGATTGTGGGATACGTCAAGGTGCCGGAGTTTAGTGCAGCAGAAAAGACGAGTGGGAAGTGTTTGTAGTTTGTTCCAGCTAATGTCCAGTACCTCCAGATTCTGCAGCTTACCGATGTGATCAGGGATGTACGTGATTCTGTTGTGCCACAGTCGCAGCGCCAGGAGACGATGGCAGTGCTGCAAGCTGAGGATCTCCTCCACAGTGGTcagtttgttttccttcagGTCCAGCTCCTGCAGGTTGCTCAGGCTGAACACAGCACTTGGTATGCGCTCCAACTCACAGCCCATTAACTCCAGTGAAACTAGGCTGGTTAGCTTCTTCAGGCCACTAAACACTTGAAGCTTGACCCCTTCGTTGTGGATGCACAGACGCTGGAGGTGGAGTGCAACATCCCCGACGCTGGTTGGGATCTTTGTGAGGTTGGAGTACAGAGAGAGGACACTCAAAGCTCTGAGCTTTTGGAGGGATTCCAGGGTGGCAGTTTTGGACACCTCACTGGTTAAAGGGCCTCTCAGATGTAACTCCTCCAGGCTGTACAGAGTGTACATCCACAGAGGaattttttctgcattttcaaAAGTGAGACGCAGAACCTTTAAACACTCCTTGAGGTGGTTCAGAGCTGGCAGTTGGAGCATGGCAGAGCAGTAGATCAGTGACAACtcctgaagagattccagctTTGCCACACTAGGTGGTATGGTGACATTGTTAACTTGCTCCAGTTTGAGTGACTCCAGTTCAGGAATGTCAAAGACTGTGTCAGGAAGCCCCGGCAACATGAAAAGATGGAGCTCCAACCGGTTACTGGAGTTCTTTTTAAGACGGTCACGCAGCTTTTTGGCGGTCCACTTGTAGTTAAGGTTTAGATGATAGAGGCGGCTCTCGCTGAcctcagacagaaagacagcaaATCTTATAGAATAAAGAGAATCATATTGG
Encoded proteins:
- the LOC114435639 gene encoding volume-regulated anion channel subunit LRRC8C, which translates into the protein MIPAGEFRNLGTEQNSKYRVLKPWWDVFSEYLCVVMLMIGVFGCSLQLTQEKISCLPRPFTSPTHTLVTSHSPIILEVFSHKNNLDIHQYVFVNHYCYEKSVHWYAKYFPYLVVIHTVIFIVASSFWYKFPGTSSKIDLFVTILVKCFDSPWTTRALSEVTEGRGEEKLVTWRRNSISNNSERLTDEDETAGLLRSSSIKSNPEKKCPDLQSAPSSLDKKEGEQAKALFEKVKKLRTHVEEAEVLYKMYVLQTSLKVCMFLLIIVYTAVLVPNIEKLVHCYVPPELTGFEHYCCYHNKAHVFSKIAYCYICFVAVYGLLCIYTLCWLFYRPLKEYSFEHVRQETGITDIPDVKNDFALLLHLVDQYDSLYSIRFAVFLSEVSESRLYHLNLNYKWTAKKLRDRLKKNSSNRLELHLFMLPGLPDTVFDIPELESLKLEQVNNVTIPPSVAKLESLQELSLIYCSAMLQLPALNHLKECLKVLRLTFENAEKIPLWMYTLYSLEELHLRGPLTSEVSKTATLESLQKLRALSVLSLYSNLTKIPTSVGDVALHLQRLCIHNEGVKLQVFSGLKKLTSLVSLELMGCELERIPSAVFSLSNLQELDLKENKLTTVEEILSLQHCHRLLALRLWHNRITYIPDHIGKLQNLEVLDISWNKLQTLPTRLFCCTKLRHLDVSHNQLTSLPPEVNSLQGLQFFSAAFNSLETLPEELFLCIRLKTLVLANNCLSSLSCRVANLAQLTRLDIKGNRLESLPLEIGDCPLLSELIVEDSLLDLLPSDVESRLTQS